Part of the Oncorhynchus masou masou isolate Uvic2021 chromosome 24, UVic_Omas_1.1, whole genome shotgun sequence genome is shown below.
AAAGACGCAGAGTTAAACAACAACATAGTaacaagaggaataaaataaaatacacaagaatggagctatatacaggaagtaccagatcaatgtggatctatatacaggaagtaccagatcaatgtggatcgaTATAAAGGAagtgccagatcaatgtggagctatatacaggaagtgccagatcaatgtggatctaaatacaggaagtaccagatcaatgtggagctatagacaggaagtgccagatcaatgtggatctatatacaggaagtaccagatcaatgtggagctatatacatgaAATGCCatatcaatgtggatctatatacaggaagtaccagatcaatgtggagctatacacaggaagtaccagatcaatgtggagctatatacaggaagtaccatatcaatgtggatctatatacaggaagtaacagatcaatgtggaactatttacaggaagtaccagatcaatgtggagctatatacaggaagtaccagatcaatgtggaactattTACAGgaagtaccatatcaatgtggaactatttacaggaagtaccagatcaatgtggagctatatacaggaagtaccagtaccagatcaatgtggagctttatacaggaagtaccagatcaatgtgaagttatatacaggaagtaccagatcaatgtggagctatatacatgaAGTGCCatatcaatgtggatctatatacaggaagtaccagatcaatgtggagctatacacaggaagtaccagatcaatgtggagctatatacaggaagtaccagatcaatgtggagctatatacaggaagtaccagatcaatgtggaactattTACAGgaagtaccatatcaatgtggaactatttacaggaagtaccagatcaatgtggagctatatacaggaagtaccagtaccagatcaatgtggagctttatacaggaagtaccagatcaatgtgaagttatatacaggaagtaccagatcaatgtggatctatatacatgAAGTACCAGTGCCAAATCAATGTGGAcctttatacaggaagtaccagatcaatgtggagctatatacaggaagtaccagatcaatgtggagctatatacatgaagtgccagatcaatgtggatctatatacaggaagtaccagatcaatgtggagctatatataggaagtaccagtaccagatcaatgtggagctatatacaggaagtaccagatcaatgtggagctatatataggaagtaccagatcaatgtggagctatatataggaagtaccagtaccagatcaatgtggatctatatacaggaagtaccagatcaatgtggagctatatataggaagtaccagtaccagatcaatgtggagctgtatacaggaagtgccagatcaatgtggagctatatacaggaagtaccagtaccagatcaatgtggagctatatacatgaagtgccagatcaatgtggatctatatacaggaagtaccagatcaatgtggagctatatataggaagtaccagtaccagatcaatgtggagctgtatacaggaagtgccagatcaatgtggagctatatacaggaagtaccagtaccagatcaatgtggagctatatacaggaagtaccagatcaatgtggatctatatacaggaagtaccatatcaatgtggagctatatacaggaagtaccagtaccagatcaatgtggatctatatacaggaagtaccatatcaatgtggagctatatacaggaagtaccatatcaatgtggagctatatacaggaagtaccatatcaatgtggagctatatacaggcagtaccagatcaatgtggatctatatacaggaagtaccataacttggtgtgtatgtgtgtttgtgtggtgtcggtatgtgcatgtgtgtgttttgagtgGGAGtgtgattgtagtgtgtgtgagtgagtctgATGGTGTATATAGTATGAGACCTTGTCTCCCTCTTGGTTTTCAACGGATGTTTTTGTCCAGCAGCCAAAGGCAAaatagcaacccatgctagttgtcgCATCTTTAGGTCCCCcctagcaacccatgctagttgtcgCATCTTTAGGTCCCCcctagcaacccatgctagttgttgcatctttagatctctctagcaacccatgctagttgttgcatctttagatctcccctagcaacccatgctagttgttgcatctttaggtCTCCcctagcaacccatgctagttgtcaCATCTTTAGGTCCCCcctagcaacccatgctagttgttgcatctttagatctcccctagcaacccatgctagttgttgcatctttagatctctctagcaacccatgctagttgttgcatctttagatcccccctagcaacccatgctagttgttgcatctttagatctctctagcaacccatgctagttgttgcatctttagatctcccctagcaacccatgctagttgttgcatctttagatctccctagcaacccatgctagttgtcgcatctttagatctcccctagcaacccatgctagttgttgcatctttagatctctctagcaacccatgctagttgttgcatctttagatctcccctagcaacccatgctagttgttgcatctttagatctctctagcaacccatgctagttgttgcatctttagatctcccctagcaacccatgctagttgttgcattTTTAGATCTCtctagcaacccatgctagttgttgcatctttagatctcccctagcaacccatgctagttgttgcatctttagatctccctAGCAACTCATGCTAGTTGTcgcatctttagatctcccctagcaacccatgctagttgtcaCATGCCCTCTTTGTacaaggcagcccccccccccctcacctctctgattcagaggaggttgggttaaatgcagaagacacatatCAGTTAATTGCATTCTGTTGTGCGACCAACTAAGTATCCCCCTTTTCCTTCTCTCCtaaaacattctgatctgttgcatcagcctcatttcTGTTTTTAAGTTTGTTTTTGATATATCCTAGGCCTATTGGTTGTATGAATTCGGGATCCGTCGTCCTACAACTCTCCCACAGTCTGATTGGAACAGGCTATTTCTTTCTCCCACCGAACGAccagctgaccaatagaataggtcaacttctCTACAGCAGGGGGGAATATTAGATTGACAGGTGATGTTGCCGTTGGTTACCGGTCTTGTCCTCTGAGGAAAAGTAGGTGTTGGACAGATCCTCTAACATCTTCACAGTGCTCGTCGTAATTCAGTAAGAAGGACCAACGTTGTGACCATCAGGTCAATGGCACGTCTGTCGTTctgaacactgtgtgtgtgtgcatgggtgtgtgtgtgtatgtgtctgtgtgtgcatgggtgtgtgtgtgtatgtgtctgtgtgtgcatgggtgtgtgtgtgtatgtgtctgtgtgtgcatgggtgcgtgggtgtgtgtgtgtgtgtgtgtgtgtgtgtgtgtgtgtgtgtgtgtgtgtgtgtgtgtgtgtgtgtgtgtgtgtgtgtgtgtgtgtgtgtgtgtgtgtgtgtgtatgggtgtgtgcgcgtgtgtgtgtatgggtgtgtgcgcgtgtgtgtgtgtgtgtgtgtgtgtgtgtgtgtgtgtgtgtgtgtgtgtgtgtgtgggtgtgtgtgtgtgtgtgtgtgtgtgtgtgtgtggtgtgtgtgtatgtgtgtgtgtgtatgtgtgtgtgggtgtgtatgggtgtgtgtgtgtatgggtgtgtgtgtatgggtgtgtatgggtgtgtgtgtgtgtatgggtgtgtgtgtatgggtgtgtgtgtatgggtgtgtgcgtgtgtgtatgtgtgtaggggtgtgtgtgtgtatgtgtctgtgtgtgcgggtgtgtgtgtgtgtgtgtgtgtgtgtgcgggtgtgtgtgtgtgtgtgtgtgtgtgtgtgtgtgtgtgtgtgtgtgtgtgtgtgtgtgtgtgtgtgtgtgtgtgtatgggtgtatgtgggtgtatgtgtgtgtgcatgtgcgtgtatgagtgtgtgtgcgtgtgcgtgtatgtgtgtgtgtgtgtgtgtgtatgtatgggtgtgtgtgtgtgtgtgtgtgtgggtgtgtatgtgtgtgtgtgtgtgtgtgtgtgtatgggtgtgtgtgtatgggtgtgtatgggtgtgtgtgtgtgtgtatgggtgtgtgtgtatgggtgtgtgtgtgtgtgtatgtgtgtgtatgggtgtgtgtgtgtatgtgtctgtgtgtgtctgtgtgtctgtgtgtgtgtgtgtgtgtgtgtgtgtgtgtgtgtgtgtgtgtgtgtgtgtgtgtgtgtgtgtgtatgtgtgtgtgcatgtgcgtgtatgagtgtgtatgggtgtgtgtgtatgggtgtgtgtgtgtatgggtgtgtgtgtgtgtatgggtgtgtgtgtgtgtgtgtgtgtgtgtgtgtgtgtatgggtgtgtgcgtgtgtgtatgtgtgtgtatgggtgtgtgtgtgtatgtgtctgtgtgtgtgtgtgtgtgtgtgtgtgtgtgtgtgtgtgtgtgtgtgtgtgtgtgtgtgtgtgtgtgtgtgtgtgtgtgtgcatgtgcgcgtatgagtgtgtatgggtgtgtgtatgggtgtgggtgtgggtgtatgggtgtgtgtgtgtgtgtgtatgtgtgtgtgtgtgtgtgtgtgtgtgtgtgtgtgtgtatgggtgtgtgtgtgtgtgtgtgtgtgtgtgtgtgtgtgtgtgtgtgtgtgggtgtgtgtgtatgtgtgtgtgtgtatgtgtgtgtgtgtgtgggtgtgtatgggtgtgtgtgtgtatgggtgtgtgtgtatgggtgtgtatgggtgtgtgtgtgtgtatgggtgtgtgtgtatgggtgtgtgtgtatgggtgtgtgcgtgtgtgtatgtgtgtaggggtgtgtgtgtgtatgtgtctgtgtgtgcgggtgtgtgtgtgtgtgtgtgtgtgtgcgggtgtgtgtgtgtgtgtgtgtgtgtgtgtgtgtgtgtgtgtgtgtgtgtgtgtgtgtgtgtgtgtgtgtatgggtgtatgtgggtgtatgtgtgtgtgcatgtgcgtgtatgagtgtgtgtgcgtgtgcgtgtatgtgtctgtgtgtgtctgtgtgtctgtgtgtgtgtgtgtgtgtgtgtgtgtgtgtgtgtgtgtgtgtgtgtgtgtgtgtgtgtgtgtgtgtgtgtgtgtgtatgtgtgtgtgtgtgcatgtgcgtgtatgagtgtgtatgggtgtgtg
Proteins encoded:
- the LOC135511832 gene encoding mucin-6-like, whose protein sequence is MHTHIHTHTHTHTHTHTHTHTHTQTHRHTQTHTHTHPYTHIHTHTHPYTHTHTHTHTPIHTHTHTHTHTHTHTYTPTHTHTHTHPYIHTHTHTHTRTRTHTHTRTCTHTYTHIHPYTHTHTHTHTHTHTHTHTHPHTHTHTHPHTQTHTHTHPYTHTHTHTPIHTHPYTHTHTHTHTHTHPYTHTHTHTHPYTPTHTHTYTHTHTHTPTHTHTHTPIHTHTHTHTHTHTHTHTHTHTHPYTHTHTHTHTHTHSYAHMHTHTHTHTHTHTHTHTHTHTHTHTHTHTHTHTHPYTHIHTRTHPYTHTHTHTHTHTHTHTHTHTHPYTHTHTHSYTHMHTHTHTHTHTHTHTHTHTHTHTHTHTHTHRHTHTHTHTPIHTHTHTHTHTPIHTHTHTPIHTHTHTHTHTHPHTHTHTPIHTHTHTHPYTLIHAHAHTHTYTHTHTHTHTHTHTHTHTHTHTHTHTDTQTHTDTYTHTHTHSYTHMHTHIHPHTPIHTHTHTHTHTHTHTHTHTHTHTPAHTHTHTHTRTHRHIHTHTPTHIHTRTHPYTHTHTHTPIHTHTPIHTHTHTPIHTHTHTHPHTHTHTHTHIHTHPHTHTHTHTHTHTHTHPYTHTHTHTHTHTHTHTHTHPYTHTHTHTHTHTHSYAHMHTHTHTHTHTHTHTHTHTHTHTHTHTQTHTHTHPYTHIHTRTHPYTHTHTHTHTHTHTHTHTHTHTHPYTHTHTHSYTHMHTHIHTHTHTHTHTHTHTHTHTHTHRHTDTHRHIHTHTHTHTYTHTHTHTHTPIHTHTHPYTPIHTHPYTHTHTHTHTHPHTHTHTHPYIHTHTHTHTRTRTHTHTRTCTHTYTHIHPYTHTHTHTHTHTHTHTHTHTHTHTHPHTHTHTHTHPHTQTHTHTHPYTHTHTHTPIHTHPYTHTHTHTHTHTHPYTHTHTHTHPYTPTHTYTHTHTHTPHTHTHTHTHTPTHTHTHTHTHTHTHTHTHAHTPIHTHAHTPIHTHTHTHTHTHTHTHTHTHTHTHTHTHTHTHTHTHAPMHTQTHTHTHPCTHRHIHTHTHAHTDTYTHTPMHTHTVFRTTDVPLT